One region of Thermoleophilia bacterium genomic DNA includes:
- a CDS encoding redox-sensing transcriptional repressor Rex: MNGRNEDTLTHRRRVSLRTVERLSVYRRALEELAHDGVQFVHSHELAALVGVSPAQLRRDLASFGTFGNIARGYDVREMAQTIAEIIGTTVIQNIGLVGVGHLGRALLAYGGFEERGFHIAAAFDSDPGKIGRVFAGRRCYSVEQLDKVVPELELKVLILAARPEGLQAVVDKAAQAGVRGFLNFVPKSITVPSGCFVEQIDISAKLEKLSFLVRRGGR, from the coding sequence ATGAATGGTCGCAATGAAGATACACTAACTCACCGCAGGCGTGTATCCCTCCGTACGGTTGAGCGGTTGAGCGTCTACCGCCGCGCGCTCGAAGAGCTGGCTCACGATGGAGTCCAGTTTGTTCACTCCCATGAGCTGGCCGCCCTAGTGGGAGTGTCGCCCGCCCAGTTGCGCCGCGATTTGGCCAGTTTTGGCACATTTGGCAATATCGCCCGAGGCTATGACGTGCGCGAGATGGCGCAGACAATCGCGGAGATCATCGGCACAACTGTGATTCAGAATATCGGCTTGGTTGGAGTAGGGCATCTAGGTCGAGCGCTCCTCGCTTACGGCGGCTTCGAAGAACGGGGTTTTCACATTGCGGCCGCGTTTGACAGCGACCCGGGCAAAATCGGCCGGGTCTTCGCTGGTAGGCGCTGCTACAGCGTGGAGCAGCTGGACAAGGTGGTGCCCGAGCTGGAGCTCAAGGTCTTGATCCTGGCGGCTCGCCCTGAGGGGCTGCAGGCGGTGGTGGACAAAGCTGCGCAGGCTGGGGTCAGAGGTTTTCTAAATTTTGTACCCAAGAGCATCACTGTGCCCTCGGGTTGTTTTGTGGAGCAGATTGATATTTCAGCCAAGCTCGAGAAGCTGTCATTCCTCGTGCGAAGAGGAGGCCGGTAG
- a CDS encoding response regulator, with protein MPKILVVDDDVDLVTSIQAFLTARGYEVLTAHNGKEAYARIIEAKPDLIILDVMMDYDEEGMVFASALKTDGPTRDIPIIILSGFTAQEETREKVLASLMGQKIPAEVFMEKPVRLTELAARIEQLLGRSATQPNAAQPEDDR; from the coding sequence ATGCCGAAGATCTTGGTAGTTGACGACGATGTAGACCTGGTGACTTCGATCCAAGCATTCCTAACCGCTCGGGGATACGAAGTGTTGACAGCGCACAACGGCAAGGAGGCCTACGCTCGCATTATCGAAGCAAAGCCTGACCTAATCATTCTCGACGTTATGATGGACTACGACGAAGAGGGGATGGTCTTTGCTAGCGCTTTAAAGACAGACGGACCCACCCGCGACATTCCCATCATCATACTCTCTGGCTTTACCGCCCAAGAGGAGACCCGCGAGAAAGTCCTGGCTTCTCTCATGGGGCAAAAGATTCCCGCTGAGGTTTTCATGGAAAAGCCCGTTCGTCTTACGGAGCTAGCTGCGCGGATTGAGCAGCTTCTAGGGCGCAGCGCGACTCAACCTAACGCTGCACAGCCCGAGGATGATAGGTAG
- a CDS encoding NAD(P)H-dependent oxidoreductase subunit E, with protein MGRTSLPIDERKASSREQLIPLLQEIQARDGYLSQEAMLELAASLKMPVASVYGVASFYNQFRFAPLGKHVIELCRGTACHVKQSFALLTHLQRRLKLRPDGNSPDGRFTVLRVACLGACSIAPVIKLDGEFYGHLTPEKLDALLDALDAADLDGGRSTT; from the coding sequence ATGGGTCGAACTTCTCTACCCATAGACGAACGCAAGGCATCTTCCCGAGAGCAACTAATACCCCTGCTCCAGGAAATTCAGGCTCGGGACGGTTACCTGTCGCAAGAGGCAATGCTTGAGCTAGCTGCCAGCCTGAAGATGCCAGTGGCAAGTGTGTATGGGGTGGCCAGCTTCTACAACCAGTTTCGTTTTGCCCCTCTCGGCAAGCATGTTATCGAGCTTTGCCGTGGTACTGCCTGCCACGTGAAACAAAGTTTCGCATTGCTCACCCACTTACAGCGGCGGCTCAAGTTAAGACCAGACGGTAATTCGCCAGACGGCCGCTTTACTGTGCTTCGAGTTGCCTGTTTGGGAGCCTGTTCGATCGCTCCAGTCATCAAGCTCGACGGCGAGTTCTACGGACACCTCACTCCCGAGAAGCTTGACGCTTTGCTTGACGCGCTGGACGCCGCCGATCTCGACGGAGGAAGGAGCACGACATGA
- the pstC gene encoding phosphate ABC transporter permease subunit PstC, whose protein sequence is MTEDTPPRSLPSARSWRRRGVGRKADPLFAAVAALSGVLVLLVLAYMVISTTTTALPVFSSQGISFVTSSEWNPSQGRFGTLAFIYGTAVTSAIALIIAVPLSLGVALFLSEYAPRWLRGPVGYAVDLLAAVPSVIYGLWGVTVLLPLFLQPAADFLARYLGFIPIFAGPPSGLSYFGAGVVLAIMVIPIITSLCREIFATVPDDERHAAYALGATKWEMIRAVVLPRGRAGVVGAVMLGLGRALGETIAVALLIGSAVDIDASILRPGYSMAALIANQFQEATGDHIRALVGVGVVLFAFTIVVNMVARLLVWRFNRP, encoded by the coding sequence GTGACTGAAGACACTCCCCCCAGGTCGCTCCCGTCCGCGAGGAGCTGGCGGCGAAGAGGGGTCGGCCGCAAGGCCGATCCCCTCTTCGCCGCAGTTGCTGCGCTGTCGGGGGTGCTGGTTCTACTTGTGCTTGCCTACATGGTGATTTCAACCACAACCACAGCGCTGCCGGTTTTTTCCTCACAGGGTATTTCGTTTGTCACCAGTAGTGAGTGGAACCCAAGCCAAGGGCGGTTTGGCACCCTAGCCTTCATCTATGGGACTGCAGTTACCTCGGCGATTGCCCTCATCATCGCTGTGCCGCTGAGTCTGGGAGTAGCCCTTTTCTTGAGTGAGTACGCCCCGCGCTGGCTTCGCGGGCCTGTCGGGTACGCTGTCGACTTGTTGGCGGCAGTTCCCAGCGTGATTTACGGACTTTGGGGAGTAACCGTCTTGCTTCCGCTGTTTCTTCAGCCTGCCGCTGATTTCTTGGCCCGTTACCTGGGTTTCATTCCCATTTTTGCTGGCCCGCCCTCGGGTCTTTCCTATTTTGGTGCCGGGGTGGTTTTAGCCATTATGGTTATTCCTATCATTACTTCGCTTTGCCGGGAGATATTTGCCACAGTGCCGGACGACGAGCGACATGCCGCCTATGCTCTCGGGGCTACAAAGTGGGAAATGATCCGAGCGGTTGTGCTGCCTCGCGGTCGGGCCGGAGTTGTTGGCGCCGTCATGTTGGGGCTGGGAAGAGCACTGGGCGAGACCATCGCTGTGGCTTTGCTCATTGGCTCTGCGGTTGATATCGACGCCTCGATCTTGCGCCCAGGCTACTCGATGGCGGCTCTCATCGCTAATCAGTTCCAGGAGGCCACGGGCGATCACATCCGCGCACTAGTGGGCGTTGGGGTGGTGTTGTTTGCATTCACCATCGTGGTAAACATGGTAGCCCGTCTGCTGGTTTGGAGGTTCAACCGGCCATGA
- a CDS encoding CHRD domain-containing protein, producing the protein MGPEIDPDALAKERARRRQLRQQQVQRRRAVAGVFVLALIVVIIVIGLTCSGNKESTSTTASTAGPETTLPSAKFTARLTGSESVPKVKTQASAVLTLEYDAQRNKLTYVLEVTSAITNPSTAAIYQGTPGTSGTTVYILFAGPMKEGSFVGVLAEGEIVESDLIGPLRGGTIGDLINLINNGKAYVSIGNKSHPVDAIRGQIEPAQEQSQ; encoded by the coding sequence ATGGGACCTGAGATAGACCCCGATGCTCTGGCCAAAGAACGAGCTCGGCGGCGACAGTTGCGGCAGCAGCAGGTGCAAAGACGTCGGGCAGTAGCCGGAGTATTTGTGCTAGCTCTCATCGTCGTTATCATCGTGATAGGCCTTACTTGTTCGGGGAACAAAGAATCTACGAGCACTACCGCGTCCACAGCAGGTCCCGAGACTACTCTGCCTTCCGCGAAGTTCACCGCCCGTCTTACTGGAAGCGAATCAGTGCCCAAGGTCAAGACCCAAGCTTCGGCAGTACTCACCCTGGAGTATGATGCGCAACGGAATAAGTTGACGTACGTGCTCGAGGTTACAAGCGCCATTACTAACCCCAGCACTGCAGCCATTTACCAGGGGACTCCCGGAACCTCCGGCACCACGGTGTACATACTGTTTGCCGGTCCGATGAAAGAGGGCTCCTTTGTGGGCGTGCTTGCTGAGGGGGAGATCGTGGAATCCGATCTCATAGGACCTCTGCGCGGAGGCACCATTGGAGATCTAATTAACTTGATCAACAACGGTAAGGCCTACGTCAGCATAGGGAACAAGTCGCACCCAGTCGACGCCATCCGCGGCCAGATCGAGCCAGCGCAGGAACAGAGCCAGTAG
- a CDS encoding ATP-binding protein has product MLAFFRSILARTRPRRLRWRLPIAVALGTLLFAGVVALVSAIILRDVFLDRLEDEMARQARQLAATLSQLDGGPAGAGQTRPLYDAESLQQFIQEVGLAAGARITLIDRTGKVLADSEANPATLENHANRPEVKQALAGYEARERRRSSTLGIEEVYVALPLPASEAAWSEGAIRVAQPAARIDSMLEASWRIPLYVWVALLIPMVLAAYLVSRSIVNPLARLQVMASRVAAGDFGYRTAIRRDDELGELAQAFNDMAAQLQDREQELRAETERSARILEAMNEGVLVVDEQGRILRANPAAQALLGFDLSESAGKPLVLVARSFPAEGLAERAWSSGRPITQTVELTPNRTLAVEVIPLGYREHAQTVSPRQPSTGHTLFVLRDETEQRRVEQMRRDFVTNVSHELKTPLAGLSLLAQTLATCIREDPAIAERFVERLAAEVQRLNNLVSDLLVLSRLEEPTPTEPGMFKPVDLALTAAEVVEEMRPLAEAKHHELTASLPDTLLINGEEPSLRAITKNLLDNAIRYTEPGGHIRVSLDTQTDNAGRSWAVLSVQDDGIGIPMAEQQRVFERFYRVDKARSRETGGTGLGLSIVRHAAERHKGRVEVKSTVGVGSTFTVFLPLC; this is encoded by the coding sequence ATGTTGGCGTTTTTTCGGAGCATCCTAGCGCGGACTCGACCGCGGCGCCTTCGCTGGCGGTTGCCCATAGCTGTAGCTTTAGGAACCCTGCTCTTTGCCGGGGTCGTAGCCCTCGTGTCTGCCATTATCCTACGCGACGTTTTCCTGGACCGATTAGAAGATGAGATGGCACGTCAAGCTCGGCAGCTGGCCGCCACCTTATCACAACTTGACGGCGGGCCAGCTGGTGCAGGTCAAACCCGTCCCCTATACGACGCCGAAAGTCTGCAACAGTTCATCCAGGAGGTGGGGCTGGCAGCGGGCGCACGGATAACCCTCATCGACAGGACCGGTAAGGTACTCGCCGACTCCGAGGCAAACCCGGCGACTCTTGAGAACCACGCCAACCGCCCCGAGGTGAAACAGGCTCTGGCCGGATATGAAGCCCGAGAGCGTAGACGCTCAAGTACCTTGGGGATCGAAGAAGTGTACGTTGCCCTGCCCCTTCCGGCCAGCGAGGCAGCTTGGTCCGAGGGGGCTATCCGAGTGGCTCAACCCGCAGCTCGAATCGACAGCATGTTGGAGGCTTCGTGGCGCATACCCCTTTACGTGTGGGTAGCCCTGCTCATCCCGATGGTCCTAGCTGCATATCTGGTTTCGCGCTCGATCGTTAACCCGTTGGCGCGTTTGCAGGTCATGGCCAGCCGCGTGGCGGCGGGCGACTTTGGCTACCGGACTGCTATAAGGCGGGATGACGAGCTAGGCGAGCTGGCTCAAGCTTTCAACGATATGGCAGCCCAGCTGCAAGACCGTGAGCAGGAATTAAGAGCTGAAACCGAACGCTCGGCCAGAATCCTCGAGGCCATGAATGAGGGAGTCCTGGTGGTCGATGAGCAAGGAAGAATCCTGCGCGCAAACCCCGCTGCTCAAGCCTTACTTGGTTTTGATCTAAGCGAAAGCGCCGGCAAACCTCTGGTCTTGGTCGCCCGTTCCTTCCCAGCAGAAGGTCTTGCAGAAAGAGCCTGGTCCAGCGGCAGGCCGATCACCCAGACAGTCGAGCTGACGCCCAACCGTACTCTGGCCGTGGAGGTCATACCACTCGGCTATCGAGAACACGCGCAAACTGTTAGCCCTAGACAGCCATCGACAGGGCATACACTCTTTGTGCTGCGAGATGAAACGGAGCAACGACGTGTCGAGCAGATGCGCAGAGACTTCGTGACCAACGTGAGTCACGAACTAAAGACACCTCTTGCCGGCCTGTCTCTTCTCGCCCAGACTTTGGCCACCTGTATTCGCGAGGACCCAGCTATAGCCGAGAGATTTGTAGAGCGTCTCGCCGCCGAGGTGCAAAGACTAAACAACCTGGTGAGCGATCTCCTTGTCCTTTCGCGCTTGGAGGAGCCGACCCCAACGGAGCCCGGCATGTTCAAACCAGTAGATCTTGCGCTGACAGCGGCGGAAGTCGTGGAGGAGATGCGCCCTCTGGCCGAGGCGAAGCATCATGAGCTTACCGCCTCCCTGCCAGACACCCTGCTTATTAACGGAGAAGAACCCAGTCTGCGCGCGATCACAAAGAACCTACTGGACAACGCTATCCGCTATACGGAGCCGGGTGGTCACATCCGGGTGAGCCTGGACACACAAACTGACAACGCAGGACGATCGTGGGCAGTTCTGTCAGTCCAAGATGATGGTATTGGTATCCCCATGGCCGAACAGCAGCGAGTGTTTGAGCGCTTCTACCGAGTAGACAAGGCTCGCTCGCGCGAAACCGGTGGAACCGGGCTCGGTCTAAGCATTGTTCGGCATGCCGCCGAGAGGCACAAAGGGCGCGTAGAGGTCAAGAGCACTGTTGGTGTGGGCTCTACATTTACTGTGTTCTTACCTCTGTGTTGA
- the pstA gene encoding phosphate ABC transporter permease PstA: protein MRLAKQQTLTKELTTVSEVLRETGSSSELPMADDRSSVATSRWAAGRLKPGGSLRECRPARRRVWRNRINTWLVVLAVLVALTPVALILYHITRKGLVSMSWEFLTSSMPLSFRKAGGGFLNALVGTAIMVALATGISVPLGILGAVYLVEYGKGNWLAKLIRFFSDVMSGVPSVFVGLFVYTALVVQFGFGALMGAASLALIMIPIVVRSTEEMLKLVPNHLKEASYALGAAKWQTILKVVLPAAAPGITTGVMLAIARAAGETAPLILTALGSYQLTAKLWGEPISALTLAIFDGARNPFAAGQARAWAGALELLAIVLICTAVARLIAARSRLNR from the coding sequence ATGAGGTTGGCCAAGCAACAGACATTAACCAAGGAGCTTACAACAGTAAGCGAAGTTCTCAGGGAAACCGGCAGTTCGAGTGAGCTGCCCATGGCGGACGATCGGTCGTCCGTTGCCACCAGCCGCTGGGCTGCAGGAAGACTAAAGCCGGGAGGTTCGCTACGGGAGTGTCGGCCAGCGCGGCGCCGAGTTTGGCGGAATCGAATAAACACGTGGCTGGTAGTGCTCGCGGTGCTAGTGGCCCTCACTCCTGTGGCCCTCATTCTTTATCACATCACGCGGAAGGGTCTTGTATCCATGAGTTGGGAGTTTCTCACCAGCTCAATGCCGCTTAGCTTCCGCAAGGCGGGTGGCGGCTTCCTAAACGCGCTCGTGGGAACCGCCATCATGGTTGCTCTCGCCACGGGCATCTCTGTTCCGTTGGGAATTCTGGGAGCGGTTTACCTAGTGGAATACGGCAAAGGCAATTGGCTGGCCAAACTGATCCGCTTTTTCTCCGACGTGATGAGCGGAGTTCCCTCAGTGTTTGTTGGGCTTTTTGTGTACACGGCGCTGGTTGTCCAGTTTGGTTTCGGGGCTTTGATGGGAGCGGCCTCATTGGCTCTTATCATGATTCCCATCGTGGTTCGCTCTACCGAAGAAATGCTCAAGTTGGTTCCTAACCACCTCAAAGAGGCCAGCTACGCGCTAGGAGCAGCCAAGTGGCAAACCATTCTCAAGGTTGTGCTGCCTGCGGCAGCACCAGGGATAACTACTGGTGTGATGTTAGCCATAGCCCGGGCAGCGGGAGAGACAGCGCCTCTCATCCTGACGGCCTTGGGGTCATACCAATTGACAGCCAAACTATGGGGAGAGCCCATCTCGGCTCTCACCCTGGCCATCTTTGATGGAGCAAGGAATCCGTTTGCCGCCGGACAGGCCCGGGCCTGGGCGGGGGCGCTTGAGCTTCTCGCGATCGTGCTCATATGTACAGCGGTCGCTCGGCTGATTGCGGCAAGAAGTCGGTTAAACAGATAA
- a CDS encoding NADH-quinone oxidoreductase subunit NuoF, producing the protein MTSGLLLEPCCALCTHSPADPCVRVIECLEEGPLCHTDPGCTALRTQRRKEAARGSRPGSNGPVIYIGAGTCGRANGALHIAEKIKVYLDEHGISASLVEVGCVGFCQREVFVDLDRGDGIRLSYCDLTPENVTEFLEAIFEKGDLRNRFLFGRYGEHPDFADVALVADTPFFARQKRVVLENCGVIDPTSLDAALAAGGFAAAAKALTTMTREEVCDLVIESGLRGRGGAGFPTGKKWRVALDTPAVQKYIICNADEGDPGAFMDRAILEGDPFRVIEGMLIAGYATGATKGYIYCRAEYPLAIERLQNAITQCRAAGLLGSNLFGSLVDFDITVKQGAGAFVCGEETAILASIEGGRGMPRPRPPYPAVSGLYGMPTVLNNVETLANVPGIIRHGAQWFRDLGLGDAAGTKVFALSGTVRNTGLVEVPVGTPLREVVETIGGGAPEGHAIKAVQIGGPSGGCVPREYLDVPLDYGTLQELGAMMGSGGMVVMDERTCMVDVAKYFMEFIRNESCGKCAPCREGTTRMHEILTALTERPVGDEIRRLERFRGLLHLEELAETIKDTSLCGLGQSAANPVLSTLRYFRDEYEAHVLENRCPARVCQGLRTYAVDNTTCIGCMSCKKVCPADAIVGERKAAHYIIVDKCIGCGACVEACPKESIALVA; encoded by the coding sequence ATGACTAGCGGCCTGTTGCTTGAACCCTGTTGTGCTCTTTGCACTCATTCTCCTGCGGATCCCTGTGTACGGGTCATTGAATGCCTGGAAGAAGGCCCTCTCTGCCACACTGACCCAGGCTGCACAGCCCTGCGCACCCAGAGACGCAAGGAGGCAGCCCGAGGCAGTCGGCCGGGCAGCAACGGCCCGGTCATATACATTGGAGCAGGAACGTGTGGTCGAGCAAATGGAGCTCTGCACATCGCCGAGAAGATCAAGGTCTACCTCGATGAGCACGGGATCTCAGCGAGCCTTGTCGAGGTAGGATGCGTAGGCTTCTGCCAGAGAGAAGTTTTTGTGGACCTTGATCGGGGCGATGGCATTCGCCTTTCGTACTGTGACCTTACCCCGGAAAACGTGACCGAATTTCTAGAGGCCATCTTCGAGAAGGGCGACCTGCGTAACCGCTTCTTGTTTGGACGTTATGGTGAGCATCCTGATTTTGCGGATGTAGCTCTGGTGGCGGATACCCCGTTTTTTGCCCGACAAAAGCGGGTGGTTCTTGAAAACTGCGGTGTCATAGATCCCACCTCCCTGGATGCAGCCTTGGCCGCCGGCGGCTTTGCCGCCGCGGCCAAGGCTCTTACCACCATGACTCGTGAGGAAGTCTGCGACCTTGTCATCGAGTCGGGCCTTCGCGGCAGAGGAGGGGCTGGATTCCCCACGGGCAAGAAATGGAGAGTGGCCCTGGACACACCCGCTGTTCAGAAATACATCATCTGCAACGCTGACGAGGGAGACCCGGGAGCGTTCATGGACCGCGCCATCCTGGAGGGAGATCCCTTCCGTGTAATCGAGGGGATGCTCATCGCTGGGTACGCCACGGGAGCTACCAAGGGATACATATACTGTCGCGCTGAGTATCCGCTAGCTATCGAACGGCTCCAAAACGCTATAACTCAGTGCCGGGCGGCTGGGCTTCTAGGCAGCAACTTGTTTGGGAGCCTGGTCGACTTTGACATCACGGTCAAACAAGGAGCCGGCGCCTTTGTCTGCGGCGAAGAAACTGCAATTTTGGCAAGCATTGAGGGCGGGCGCGGCATGCCTCGGCCGCGCCCGCCCTACCCCGCCGTATCCGGTCTTTACGGCATGCCCACGGTTCTAAACAACGTGGAAACGCTGGCTAACGTCCCCGGGATTATCCGCCATGGAGCCCAGTGGTTCCGTGACCTTGGCCTGGGAGACGCGGCCGGCACCAAAGTTTTTGCCTTGAGCGGCACGGTTAGAAATACCGGACTGGTCGAGGTACCGGTGGGTACTCCGCTTCGGGAAGTAGTAGAGACAATCGGTGGTGGCGCTCCCGAGGGACATGCCATCAAAGCCGTGCAAATTGGGGGACCAAGCGGCGGCTGTGTGCCCAGAGAGTACCTCGATGTGCCGCTTGATTACGGAACTCTGCAAGAACTGGGCGCCATGATGGGCTCTGGGGGTATGGTGGTCATGGACGAGCGTACTTGCATGGTGGATGTAGCCAAGTACTTCATGGAGTTTATCCGTAACGAATCGTGCGGCAAGTGCGCGCCTTGTCGGGAAGGCACCACCCGTATGCACGAAATTCTTACCGCCCTCACCGAGCGTCCGGTGGGCGACGAAATCCGTCGCCTTGAGCGTTTTCGGGGGCTACTCCACCTAGAGGAGTTGGCTGAGACCATCAAAGACACCTCCCTCTGTGGCTTAGGCCAGTCGGCGGCTAACCCCGTGCTTTCTACGCTGAGATACTTCCGAGACGAATACGAAGCGCACGTGTTAGAAAACCGGTGTCCGGCGCGAGTGTGTCAGGGACTGCGTACCTACGCTGTCGACAACACAACCTGTATCGGTTGCATGTCGTGCAAGAAAGTATGTCCGGCAGACGCCATCGTGGGAGAGCGCAAGGCCGCCCACTACATCATCGTTGACAAGTGCATAGGCTGCGGCGCTTGCGTGGAAGCGTGTCCCAAAGAGTCCATAGCTCTAGTTGCTTGA
- a CDS encoding response regulator transcription factor has translation MQEQAKKRILLVEDDRTIAELLAYNLRRAGYEVLQEYDGQSGLQTALSADIDLVLLDLMLPRLDGIVVSREIARRKPDLPVIMLTARSERETVLEGFASGADDYITKPFDLEILLARIQARLRRAPVGAPLAVETPGAALSVGDLVLDREGRTAGTTRGQVTLNPKEYELLELLLSRPGHLFPREEIVERVWRQTYLPASRSLDVHVRRLRLKLKQIGASVSIQTMRGVGYRLVPTTATKERAKRTRT, from the coding sequence GTGCAAGAGCAGGCAAAAAAGCGAATTCTCCTCGTGGAGGATGACCGCACCATTGCGGAACTGCTCGCCTACAACCTCCGGCGCGCTGGCTATGAGGTGCTGCAGGAGTATGACGGGCAAAGTGGGCTTCAAACGGCACTCTCCGCAGACATTGACCTGGTGCTGCTTGACCTGATGCTCCCTCGTTTGGACGGCATCGTGGTAAGCAGAGAGATCGCTCGGAGAAAGCCGGACCTGCCCGTCATAATGCTCACAGCCCGAAGCGAACGAGAGACAGTCCTCGAGGGATTTGCCTCGGGTGCCGACGACTACATAACCAAGCCCTTTGACCTGGAAATTTTGCTCGCGCGCATCCAGGCCCGGCTGCGCCGGGCCCCCGTCGGCGCTCCCCTGGCAGTAGAGACACCGGGGGCCGCGCTCTCAGTCGGCGATTTGGTGCTTGACCGTGAAGGTAGAACGGCAGGTACTACCCGGGGCCAGGTAACCCTCAACCCCAAGGAATACGAGCTACTTGAGCTTCTGTTGTCGCGGCCGGGACACTTGTTTCCGCGAGAGGAGATAGTTGAGCGGGTGTGGCGGCAGACCTATCTTCCTGCCTCGCGCAGTCTGGACGTTCATGTGCGACGGCTGCGTTTGAAACTCAAGCAGATCGGGGCAAGTGTTTCTATCCAGACCATGCGGGGCGTTGGCTACCGATTGGTCCCCACTACAGCTACTAAGGAAAGGGCAAAGCGCACCCGTACGTGA
- the pstS gene encoding phosphate ABC transporter substrate-binding protein PstS: MRFTRKARKRIALLTAVGLMAAAFSVWVSSCGGDNELPSAGQATTQTTKEVTSTTAPASSTTAGNTTTSAATSTTAVKLQGTLNGAGATFPQPLYVEWIGEFQAMHPGVTINYQGIGSGGGIEQFTKMTVDFGASDAPMKDEEIARAEEASGAKVLHIPTVMGAVTVVYNLPGVQEIKLDPATLAGIFLGKITKWNDSALASLNPGVSLPDRAIQVVHRSDSSGTTNIFTGYLTQVSAEWAEKVGKGKEVQWPVGVGGKGNDGVAALVQQQVGAIGYVELSYALESGLSTAVLKNKAGKFVAPTLESTSAAAAGITFPEDLRFSLTNSEGPDAYPIVGPTWILAYDKMKDASKAEVLKAWLTWCLTEGTPLALELHYAPLSDELRELALGKVNMISSF, from the coding sequence ATGAGGTTTACGAGAAAGGCAAGAAAACGAATAGCTCTGCTCACTGCCGTTGGTCTTATGGCTGCTGCTTTTAGCGTGTGGGTCTCTTCATGCGGCGGGGACAATGAGCTTCCCAGCGCAGGGCAGGCCACTACGCAAACTACCAAGGAAGTTACTTCGACTACTGCCCCCGCTTCCTCAACGACCGCCGGCAACACAACTACTAGTGCGGCCACCTCGACCACCGCTGTGAAGCTGCAAGGCACGCTGAACGGCGCTGGCGCCACTTTCCCCCAGCCTTTGTACGTCGAGTGGATTGGCGAGTTTCAAGCTATGCATCCTGGAGTAACCATCAATTACCAGGGCATAGGCTCAGGAGGCGGTATTGAGCAATTCACCAAGATGACGGTGGACTTTGGTGCTTCGGATGCTCCGATGAAAGACGAGGAGATCGCGAGGGCTGAAGAAGCCTCCGGGGCTAAGGTTTTACACATTCCGACTGTGATGGGAGCGGTCACAGTGGTGTATAACCTGCCGGGCGTACAGGAAATCAAGCTCGATCCAGCGACGCTGGCGGGCATCTTCCTGGGAAAAATAACCAAGTGGAACGACAGTGCTTTAGCTTCACTTAACCCGGGCGTGTCTCTGCCCGACCGAGCAATTCAGGTTGTGCATCGCTCTGATTCGTCTGGAACCACCAACATCTTTACCGGTTATCTCACCCAAGTTTCTGCCGAGTGGGCTGAGAAGGTAGGGAAAGGTAAAGAAGTCCAGTGGCCAGTGGGCGTCGGCGGCAAAGGTAACGATGGTGTCGCCGCTCTGGTGCAGCAGCAGGTTGGTGCGATCGGGTATGTGGAACTCTCTTATGCTCTCGAATCCGGTCTCTCCACTGCTGTGCTTAAGAACAAGGCGGGCAAGTTTGTGGCTCCCACCTTGGAATCCACCTCTGCCGCTGCAGCTGGGATAACCTTCCCCGAGGACCTGCGGTTTTCTCTAACTAACAGCGAAGGGCCAGACGCATACCCGATCGTTGGGCCCACCTGGATCCTAGCGTACGACAAGATGAAGGATGCCTCTAAAGCCGAGGTACTCAAGGCCTGGCTCACGTGGTGCCTGACTGAGGGAACACCACTGGCGCTGGAGCTGCACTATGCGCCCCTGTCAGATGAGCTTAGGGAGCTTGCTCTTGGTAAAGTGAACATGATCAGCAGCTTCTAG